Genomic DNA from Paenibacillus borealis:
CCTGAACGAAACACATGACCCGGTTAAAGCGGCTGTCGTTCTGAAATTCGTTGACGGTAAACAGACATTCGAAACAAAGGTTAATCCTTAAGAAGTAAACCCGCATATACTAAGGGGAACGGAATTGGGGTTCTAAACCGCAGGAGGCCGCACGGCCTCCTGCATCACCTTAGCTGAGAAGAGAAAGGCTCAATTTCGAGCCTTTCTTTTCGTATATCACAGGAAGGCTATGCTCACAAAACTTTGAGGGGGAATCAGCATGATTGTTGGCGTACCCGCAGAAATCAAAAATAATGAGAACCGCGTCGCAATAACCCCGGCCGGGGTGGAGGCGCTCCGGAAGGCGGGTCATGAAGTGTTCGTTGAAGCTTCTGCGGGCACAGGCAGCGGCTTCGATGACCGGGAATACCTGGATAAAGGCGCAGTGATTCTGGAGACCGCTGCGGAAGTCTGGGGCAAGGCGGAGATGATCATTAAAGTGAAAGAGCCTCTGCCGGAGGAATATGCTTTTTTCCGTAAAGGTCTGATTCTCTTCACCTACCTGCATCTGGCACCTGAAGCAGTGCTGACTAAGGCGCTTCTGGATAGCGGAGTCACAGCGGTCGGGTACGAGACAATCCAGCTTGAGGATGGCTCCCTGCCGCTCCTTATCCCGATGAGCGAGGTTGCCGGACGGATGGCTGTTCAGATCGGTGCCGGGCTGCTGGAGAAGCCTCAGGGAGGCAAAGGTGTCCTGCTTGGCGGTGTGCCGGGAGTACAGCCTGGAGAGGTAGTGATTGTCGGCGGCGGTATTGTCGGCACCAATGCGGCGAAGATTGCCCTGGGGATGGGGGCACGGGTGACAGTCCTGGATCTGAATGCGAACCGGCTGCGGGCTTTGGATGATATTTTTGGCGGACGCCTGGTTACAGTGATGTCGGATTCCTATCATCTTGAACAGGCTGTACGCCGAGCTGATCTGCTGATCGGGGCTGTGCTGAT
This window encodes:
- the ald gene encoding alanine dehydrogenase; amino-acid sequence: MIVGVPAEIKNNENRVAITPAGVEALRKAGHEVFVEASAGTGSGFDDREYLDKGAVILETAAEVWGKAEMIIKVKEPLPEEYAFFRKGLILFTYLHLAPEAVLTKALLDSGVTAVGYETIQLEDGSLPLLIPMSEVAGRMAVQIGAGLLEKPQGGKGVLLGGVPGVQPGEVVIVGGGIVGTNAAKIALGMGARVTVLDLNANRLRALDDIFGGRLVTVMSDSYHLEQAVRRADLLIGAVLIPGARAPKLVKEYMVRQMAEGSVIVDVAIDQGGSIETIDRITTHENPTYVKHGVVHYAVANMPGAVARTSTLALTNVTIPYALQIANLGIHVAAVNNAALARGLNVVAGHVTNLAVAQSLGYECADGIRVLAAAGGRI